A section of the Vespa velutina chromosome 6, iVesVel2.1, whole genome shotgun sequence genome encodes:
- the LOC124949815 gene encoding uncharacterized protein LOC124949815, which yields MKMFCQIKTDTTKEQSDSFQTLINNSQEHDLEPEHSKIDCNIGLCDSNVSVLTNQNYGNFIQENQSPEGRIQGDKGISQVYIFINLYALYSILRYINTVEIEMCNDKMLKVEGTENFYRALDSVSVCSTLEPAIHEIKQEQSVDILENMTCDNKKQEIEYTTQQNIFCFKEPCEQLVVNNPIKWTTQISPCANPDINPQELSLNISDSIKSSRTSKCRSSIKENKEPIINTINLNNKKPICKNDQTVSNKIKKRRGKLRNINSKSTVATKEMNVTTRKDVRKRKQKDHKTNHQLLEQHIPSSKLQHNYSGIVELYHNAAMKSGSISAVSSKLEMKKLKKQFNNGQCNIHTKLPPTYDQCQNYENHQTDQHHDNKLPTSEDIAVIKDEYAYKQTQNVDKIEISNHECKLYQQQNTVFDLTCYVPMANRSYEMPTLASKLKRTNRSYFNRFNFRNIPFVVGTSVTPSHNLGLNIQQVLSIMKTKQPNITGITPLLIRKVSRGLEPVSTLMKQMVVKSEDISTENNCHAISKLEEKCSYLTQTSSKFIKQSPIINPVLKPQVITQSETNSFITLDDIQKQKIQADKESIKSYYSSVKNTMTGFIPQWNLKNYPQTTDSISKEKQNMVNCIKFNDKPNMQFSESKGIREVLINLHDQFEAMNVKYENLQKKAANSDDQSLINDIVTLEKELNSKEEEINALISLYKEVMALKQQMKMLQQRNSFVCIATKVPAVNKMYSSTPVNLSKTSKNCTKDAMHTFSMKRQNIINTHRETSTSMKLAGLLRQIQMFQKQLKLTS from the exons atgaaaatgttttgTCAAATTAAAACAGACACAACAAAAGAACAATCAGATAGTTTccaaacattaattaataattcgcaAGAACATGATTTAGAACCTGAACATTCTAAAATAGATTGTAACATCGGTCTTTGTGATTCAAACGTTAGTGTTTTAACAAATCAGAACTATGGTAATTTTATACAAGAAAACCAAAGTCCTGAAGGAAGAATTCAAGGTGATAAGGGTATAAgtcaagtatatatttttattaatctttatgCTTTATACTCaatattaagatatattaatactgtagaaatagaaatgtgtaatgataaaatgttaaaagtagAAGGAACTGAAAATTTCTATAGAGCTCTAGACTCTGTTTCTGTTTGCTCTACATTGGAACCAGCTAttcatgaaataaaacaagaacaaTCAGTGGATATTTTGGAAAATATGACTTGTGAtaacaaaaaacaagagaTAGAATATACAACACAGcagaatattttttgtttcaaagaACCGTGTGAACAATTGGTAGTAAATAATCCAATCAAATGGACTACTCAAATTTCACCTTGTGCAAATCCTGACATCAATCCACAAGAATTAAGCTTAAATATTTCTGATAGTATAAAAAGTTCACGTACATCCAAATGTAGAAgttcaataaaagaaaataaggagcctataattaatactataaatttaaacaacaaaaagcctatttgtaaaaatgatcaaacggttagtaataaaattaagaaaagacGAGGTAAATTACGgaatattaattcaaaaagTACAGTAGCTACTAAAGAAATGAATGTAACTACAAGGAAAGATGTTAGAAAACGTAAACAAAAAG ATCATAAAACAAATCATCAATTATTGGAACAACATATACCTTCTTCAAAACTTCAACATAATTATAGTGGAATAGTAGAACTTTATCACAATGCTGCAATGAAAAGTGGTAGCATCTCTGCAGTTTCTAGTAAacttgaaatgaaaaaattgaaaaaacaatttaataatggtcaatgtaatatacatacaaaattaCCTCCTACTTATGATCAATGTCAAAATTATGAGAACCATCAAACAGATCAACATCATGATAATAAGCTGCCCACCTCTGAAGACATCGCAGT GATCAAAGACGAATATGCTTATAAACAAACTCAAAATgtagataaaatagaaatttctaatcatgaatgtaaattatatcaacAACAGAACACAGTATTCGATTTAACGTGTTATGTTCCAATGGCTAATCGTAGTTATGAGATGCCAACTTTAgcttcaaaattaaaaaggacaaatcgatcatattttaacagatttaattttagaaatataccATTTGTTGTTGGAACTTCAGTAACTCCAAGTCACAACTTAGGATTAAATATTCAACAA GTATTAAGTAttatgaaaacaaaacaacCAAATATAACTGGTATTACTCCATTACTTATACGTAAAGTTAGTAGAGGATTAGAACCTGTATCTACTCTTATGAAACAAATGGTTGTCAAATCGGAAGATATATCTACGGAAAATAATTGTCATGCTATTAGTAAATTAGAGGAGAAATGTTCATATTTAACTCAAACAtcttcaaaatttataaaacaatcCCCAATAATAAATCCTGTATTGAAGCCACAAGTTATTACACAGAGTGAAACTAATTCTTTCATTACTCTTGATGATATACAAAAACAA aaaattcaaGCAGACAAAGAATCAATCAAGAGTTACTATTCTTCTGTAAAAAATACAATGACAGGATTTATTCCCCAATGGAATCTCAAAAACTATCCACAAACAACAGATTCTatttcaaaa GAAAAGCAGAATATGGTGAActgtattaaatttaatgataagCCAAATATGCAATTTTCTGAATCaaaaggaataagagaagttttaataaatcttcatGATCAATTTGAAGCAATGAACGT gaaatatgaaaatttgcaAAAGAAAGCAGCAAATTCTGATGATCaatcattaataaatgatattgttacactggaaaaagaattaaattccaaagaagaagaaataaatgcaTTAATTAGTCTTTACAAAGAG GTTATGGCATTAAAGcaacaaatgaaaatgttacAACAAAGAAATAGTTTTGTATGCATTGCAACAAAGGTTCCTGCGGTGAATAAAATGTACTCTTCTACTCCAGTTAATTTAAGTAAAACAAGCAAGAACTGTACAAAAGATGCAATGCATACATTTAGTATGAAACgccaaaatattataaatactcaTAGAGAAACTTCAACTTCAATGAAACTTGCAGGTCTTTTAAGACAAATTCAAATGTTTCAAAAACAACTTAAGCTCACCTCCTAA
- the LOC124949892 gene encoding protein FAM13A, which produces MGHGVRCGGLPLHERTNVSPVSKKPSPVPSPCEAVLATERFECDAERLRNSERFSRSITPRGRRQARRRRIHRVPDSDQSSSKENEEHESIYTVSPSPNDHNGSPAQSFLEMLSSGPSRSPSPARPPTVDHEDGNNPSLTNWGFQHRQGNEEVSDARVEAMLSPRNSLLVPRRFYSENDTQQSAPNISEIGLKNLTKHINGLKKKIKKYEDEFEENFGYRPSHSDKMSNRDIKRLCTELNKLRKEHKMLKEDPIGALIANANNKLNTVGSPTNNNNSQEKSRTTSMEEMVKEVEKKLSEKRLKYNRPDNMEELTYEQLFDEKTAVQKALLHIENTFGRPVSKDDRCIVRPLYDRYRTLKRLLIRAGASKNKDSISELATILEHEAMDFTSSTLPTNSTDAERRASEPDMSHRGILDCIDTVDQLPTDSDSQHSSSEGSRSAGESLHAMPQEELFVQQRITREEKKRLRRALKELEAQFEARAGRRMQREDRGPQVTTVYESYKQAKARLRLIEALLAKNA; this is translated from the exons ATGGGTCATGGAGTG AGATGCGGGGGTTTACCTCTGCACGAAAGAACAAATGTATCGCCTGTATCGAAAAAACCATCTCCGGTACCATCGCCGTGTGAAGCAGTGTTGGCAACTGAAAGATTTGAATGCGATGCAGAACGTTTGAGGAACAGTGAACGATTTAGCAGAAGTATTACTCCCAGAGGAAGAAGACAGGCTCGTAGAAGAAGAATTCACAGAGTACCGGATAGCGATCAAAGCTCAAGCAAG GAAAATGAAGAACACGAGAGTATTTATACTGTATCTCCAAGTCCAAATGATCATAATGGATCACCGGCACAAAGTTTTCTTGAAATGTTAAGCAGTGGACCTAGCAGATCTCCGTCACCAGCTCGACCACCAACAGTTGATCACGAAGATGGAAATAATCCTAGTCTGACAAATTGGGGTTTTCAACATCGGCAAGGCAAT gAAGAAGTTTCTGATGCGAGAGTAGAAGCGATGCTATCACCTAGAAATTCTCTATTGGTGCCGAGGAGATTCTATTCGGAAAATGATACACAACAAAGTGCACCAAATATTTCAGAGATAGGTctaaaaaatttaacgaaacaTATTAAtggtttgaaaaaaaaaattaaaaaatacgagGATGAATTCGAAGAGAATTTTGGTTATCGTCCAAGTCATTCGGACAAAATGAGTAACCGcgatattaaaagattatgtacagaattaaataaactaagaaaagaacataaaatgttaaaagaggATCCAATCGGTGCACTGATAGctaacgctaataataaattaaatactgTTGGCAGTCcaaccaataataataacagtcaAGAAAAATCAAGAACCACATCGATGGAAGAAATGGTTAAAGAAGTCGAAAAGAAACTTAGCGAGAAACGATTGAAATACAATCGACCGGATAATATGGAAGAATTAACGTATGAACAATTATTTGATGAAAAAACAGCGGTACAAAAGGCATTGCTTCATATTGAAAATACTTTTGGTAGGCCAGTTTCCAAAGATGACAGATGTATCGTGAGACCATTGTATGATAGATACAGAACTTTGAAGAGATTACTTATTAGAGCAGGCGCG AGTAAGAATAAAGATAGTATTTCGGAACTAGCTACCATATTAGAACACGAAGCAATGGATTTTACTTCATCTACTTTGCCTACCAATTCCACGGATGCAGAAAGAAGAGCCAGTGAACCAGATATGTCTCATAGAGGCATATTAGATTGTATTGATACAGTAGATCAACTTCCAACTGATAGCGATAGTCAACACAGCAGTAGTGAAGGAAGTCGTAGCGCTGGAGAAAGTCTTCATGCAATGCCaca AGAAGAATTATTCGTTCAACAAAGGATCactagagaagaaaaaaaacgactTCGTAGAGCTTTAAAGGAATTAGAAGCACAATTTGAAGCTCGGGCAGGACGTCGTATGCAAAGAGAAGATCGTGGCCCACAGGTTACGACTGTTTATGAATCTTACAAACAAGCAAAGGCAAGACTTAGACTGATCGAGGCTCTTTTGGCAAAGAATGCttga